The proteins below come from a single Poecilia reticulata strain Guanapo linkage group LG5, Guppy_female_1.0+MT, whole genome shotgun sequence genomic window:
- the LOC103465379 gene encoding G-protein coupled receptor 84-like has product MNYTNQMEDSNFSCYSSSVVEYRYFAVVWGCFVIIAGTVGNLMTILAFALDSRLQTRFNVLIVNLAVAXLXXCTILQPXXVDXYLHLRWRXXXXWCQIFALLVFLTNGVSIITLCLVAVSRYLLIAKSAVFNRVFTNFGLTLLVVSTWGLGLASFAPLWSVYMFVPQLCSCSFHRIKARPYSAIILFIYFVIGLGCIGVFYLLIYRKVRRASKALLRHRLSISCARKKSTTSALGTDNNGVGSGVWKTYSSEIYSQAELDQSTHGNEMAILPPRSSAVRQSESSIPDYNEFDRVTRMCFAVFLCFVCSFVPYLLLNIADKGNQAPQVLQMFFVNLTWLNTFINPILYAVLNRQFRQAYSELLSRAAAPFIRLCS; this is encoded by the coding sequence ATGAACTACACAAACCAAATGGAGGACAGTAACTTCTCCTGCTACAGCTCCTCGGTGGTGGAGTACCGGTACTTTGCTGTGGTGTGGGGATGTTTTGTGATCATCGCTGGAACTGTGGGGAACCTGATGACCATCCTGGCCTTCGCCCTGGACTCCCGTCTCCAGACTCGCTTCAACGTGCTCATCGTTAACCTGGCRGTGGCTGASCTTYTCTWCTGCACCATCCTGCAGCCCATSTSTGTAGACWCYTACCTGCACCTYAGATGGCGTAYTGRTCRGGYCTGGTGCCAAATCTTTGCGTTACTCGTCTTCCTCACCAACGGCGTTTCCATCATCACCCTCTGCCTGGTGGCAGTGAGCCGATACCTCCTGATTGCAAAAAGTGCAGTTTTCAACCGCGTGTTTACCAACTTTGGACTTACTTTACTCGTGGTCTCAACTTGGGGTCTGGGTCTGGCCAGCTTCGCCCCACTCTGGTCTGTTTACATGTTTGTGCCTCAGCTGTGCTCCTGCAGCTTCCATCGTATCAAAGCCCGTCCCTACTCCGCCATCATACTTTTCATCTATTTCGTCATCGGTCTAGGATGTATTGGAGTCTTCTACCTGCTCATCTACAGAAAAGTCAGGCGTGCATCAAAAGCTCTGCTCCGCCACAGGCTGAGTATAAGCTGTGCTAGGAAGAAATCTACTACTTCAGCTCTGGGGACGGACAATAATGGAGTGGGAAGTGGTGTATGGAAGACATATAGCTCAGAGATTTACAGCCAAGCAGAACTGGACCAAAGCACACATGGTAACGAAATGGCTATCCTCCCACCTCGGAGCTCAGCTGTGCGACAGTCGGAGTCTTCGATTCCAGATTATAACGAATTTGACCGTGTGACCCGCATgtgttttgctgtgtttctctGCTTTGTGTGCTCCTTTGTCCCATATTTGCTACTAAACATAGCGGACAAAGGAAACCAAGCCCCGCAGGTGTTGCAGATGTTCTTTGTCAACCTCACATGGCTCAACACCTTCATTAACCCTATTCTGTACGCGGTCCTGAACAGACAGTTTCGGCAGGCCTACAGCGAGTTGCTCAGCcgagctgctgctcctttcaTCCGCCTCTGCAGCTAG
- the LOC103465380 gene encoding G-protein coupled receptor 84-like translates to MNYTNQMEDSNFSCYSSSXVEYRYFAVXWGCFVIXAGXVGNLMTILAFALDSRLQTRFNVLIVNLAVADLLYCTILQPISVDTYLHLRWRIDRAWCQIFALLVFLTNGVSIITLCLVAVSRYLLIAKSAVFNRVFTNFGLTLLVVLAWGLGLASFAPLWSVYTFVPQVCSCSFHRIKGRPYSAIILFIYFVIGLGCIGIPYMLIYRKVRRVSKALLRHRLSRSCSWKISTTSAQGTDDSGVGSGVGKTCSSEISRQAEPDQNTHDSEKAILPSQSSAVLQSQSATPDYNEFDRVTRMCFAVFVCFVCSFVPYLLLNIADKENQAPQILHMFCANLTFINTFINPILYAVLNRQFRQVYSKLLSRAAAPFIRLCSWCRIYKI, encoded by the coding sequence ATGAACTACACAAACCAAATGGAGGACAGTAACTTCTCCTGCTACAGCTCCTCGRTGGTGGAGTACCGGTACTTTGCTGTGRTGTGGGGATGTTTTGTGATCAYCGCTGGAAYTGTGGGGAACCTGATGACCATCCTGGCCTTCGCCCTGGACTCCCGTCTCCAGACTCGCTTCAACGTGCTCATCGTTAACCTGGCAGTGGCTGACCTTCTCTACTGCACCATCCTGCAGCCCATCTCTGTAGACACCTACCTGCACCTCAGATGGCGTATTGATCGGGCCTGGTGCCAAATCTTTGCGTTACTCGTCTTCCTCACCAACGGCGTTTCCATCATCACCCTCTGCCTGGTGGCAGTGAGCCGATACCTCCTGATTGCAAAAAGTGCAGTTTTCAACCGTGTGTTTACCAACTTTGGACTTACTTTACTCGTGGTCTTAGCTTGGGGTCTGGGTCTGGCCAGCTTCGCCCCGCTCTGGTCTGTTTACACTTTTGTACCTCAGGTGTGCTCCTGCAGCTTCCATCGTATCAAAGGCCGTCCCTACTCCGCCATCATACTTTTCATCTATTTCGTCATCGGTCTAGGATGTATTGGAATCCCCTACATGCTCATCTACAGAAAAGTCAGGCGTGTATCAAAAGCTCTGCTCCGCCACAGGCTGAGTAGAAGCTGTTCTTGGAAGATATCTACTACTTCCGCTCAGGGGACGGACGATAGCGGAGTGGGAAGTGGTGTGGGGAAGACATGTAGCTCAGAGATTAGCAGGCAAGCAGAACCGGACCAAAACACACATGATAGCGAAAAGGCTATCCTCCCATCTCAGAGCTCAGCTGTGCTACAGTCGCAGTCTGCGACTCCAGATTATAACGAATTTGACCGTGTGACCCGCAtgtgttttgctgtgtttgtctGCTTTGTGTGCTCCTTTGTCCCATATTTGCTACTAAACATAGCGGACAAAGAAAACCAAGCCCCGCAGATATTGCACATGTTCTGTGCCAACCTCACCTTTATCAACACCTTCATTAACCCTATTCTGTACGCGGTCCTGAACAGACAATTTCGTCAGGTCTACAGCAAGCTGCTCAGCcgagctgctgctcctttcaTCCGCCTCTGCAGCTGGTGCCGAATCtacaaaatctga